In one Lolium rigidum isolate FL_2022 chromosome 3, APGP_CSIRO_Lrig_0.1, whole genome shotgun sequence genomic region, the following are encoded:
- the LOC124700923 gene encoding serine/threonine-protein kinase WAG1-like — MHMEAPHPPPSMDIHEPAPPSPLYSDISPHFPPSIADAGAGALDLSFTSTASASTSSFTTATTFSARSSLSLPSFSSSTSLSPRPHSSSASPHWTHLAAARATTPDGVLRLAHLHLIRELGHGHLARVFLCRLKSSPPASPLFALKVVDLRDDDPSRVCHVLAESRVLSALDHPFVPTLYARLDAGRYACFLMDYCAGGDLHSVLRRRPGGRLPVAAARFYAAEVLLAIEYLHVLGFVYRDLKPENVLLRGDGHVVLSDFDLALPASVEPSVRRRQVRQPSRRRKRSFLPSCFGSAKGGSDEEDADVDAKERFEFVAEPTAASSRDCVGTHEYLAPELVSGSGHGNGVDWWAFGVFLYELVYGRTPFKGAAKDVTLKNILSKQVTYPKLDGDAEAAAQLRDLIGRLLERDPRRRMGAARGAAEIKRHPFFAGVDWALIRCVTPPLVPEADAASPTAAVAGAKLGSWNSLGGSSFKKASSFKKSSSFGRRSSVEERQGVFCKLMSWNQESRCKRTRTSKLKP; from the coding sequence ATGCACATGGAAGCACCACATCCTCCTCCGTCAATGGATATCCATGAGCCCGCGCCGCCGTCCCCTCTCTACTCCGACATTTCGCCGCACTTCCCGCCGTCCATCGcagacgccggcgccggcgcgctgGACCTCTCCTTCACCTCCACCGCCTCCGCGTCCACCTCCTccttcaccaccgccaccaccttcaGCGCGCGGAGCTCGCTCTCCCTGCCGTCCTTCTCTTCGTCCACCTCTCTCTCGCCACGGCCGCACTCGTCATCCGCATCCCCACACTGGAcgcacctcgccgccgcccgcgccaccacccctgaCGGCGTCCTCCGCCTGGCCCACCTGCACCTCATCCGCGAGCTCGGCCACGGACACCTCGCGCGGGTCTTCCTCTGCCGCCTCAAGTCCTCGCCGCCGGCCTCCCCGCTCTTCGCGCTCAAGGTCGTCGACCTCCGCGACGACGACCCGTCACGCGTCTGCCACGTCCTCGCCGAGTCCCGCGTCCTCTCCGCGCTCGACCACCCCTTCGTGCCCACCCTCTACGCGCGCCTCGATGCCGGGCGCTACGCGTGCTTCCTCATGGACTACTGCGCCGGGGGCGACCTGCACTCggtgctccgccgccgccccggagGCCGCCTGCCCGTCGCCGCTGCGAGGTTCTACGCCGCCGAGGTGCTGCTCGCTATCGAGTACCTGCACGTGCTCGGGTTCGTGTACCGCGACCTCAAGCCGGAGAACGTCCTGCTCCGAGGCGACGGGCACGTCGTGCTCTCTGACTTCGACCTCGCGCTCCCAGCGTCCGTGGAGCCTTCCGTCCGCCGCCGACAGGTGCGGCAGCCGAGCCGACGCCGCAAGAGGAGCTTCCTGCCGTCGTGCTTCGGATCCGCCAAgggcggcagcgacgaggaggatgcCGACGTTGACGCGAAGGAGCGGTTCGAGTTCGTGGCCGAACCGACGGCCGCGAGCTCCAGGGACTGCGTGGGCACGCACGAGTACCTGGCGCCGGAGCTCGTGAGCGGGAGCGGGCACGGTAACGGCGTGGACTGGTGGGCGTTCGGGGTGTTCCTGTACGAGCTGGTGTACGGGCGCACGCCGTTCAAGGGCGCCGCCAAGGACGTGACGCTGAAGAACATCCTGTCGAAGCAGGTGACGTACCCGAAGCTCGACGGCGACGCGGAGGCCGCGGCGCAGCTGCGGGACCTCATCGGCAGGCTGCTCGAGAGGGACCCGCGGCGGCGCATGGGCGCCGCGCGCGGCGCCGCCGAGATCAAGAGGCACCCGTTCTTCGCCGGCGTGGACTGGGCGCTCATACGGTGCGTGACGCCGCCGCTTGTGCCGGAGGCCGACGCCGCGtctcccaccgccgccgtcgcaggCGCGAAGCTCGGGAGCTGGAACAGCTTGGGCGGCAGCAGCTTCAAGAAAGCCAGTAGCTTCAAGAAGAGCAGCAGCTTCGGCAGGAGGTCGAGTGTCGAGGAGCGGCAGGGGGTCTTCTGCAAGCTCATGAGCTGGAATCAGGAGAGCCGATGcaagaggacgaggacgagcaagCTGAAACCATGA